Proteins encoded within one genomic window of Actinoplanes octamycinicus:
- a CDS encoding ECF subfamily RNA polymerase sigma factor, BldN family produces MTHVYAGDPYHRDALPGRQALSEGLNAIRESVDGMITNAIRGDGPRRTGNRRSLNNSPSVPAPGANGKFGGNRLGARPPAQPTAGQRSNLPEGETIGGEHTVVLPTQSKTGPPTETQPPKARPDRGDPAAEVWALVERAQAGESEAFGLIYDRYVDTVFRFVYFRVGNRQLAEDLTSDTFLRALKRIGSFTWQGRDLGAWLVTIARNLVADHFKSGRYRLEVTTGDVLDADREDRGPEGSPESAVVDHITNVALLTAVKQLNPEQQECIVLRFLQGFSVAETAQTMGKNEGAIKALQYRAVRALNRLLPEGFQS; encoded by the coding sequence GTGACTCATGTGTACGCCGGGGACCCGTACCACCGCGACGCCCTACCGGGGAGACAAGCGCTCTCCGAGGGCTTGAACGCGATCCGGGAGTCGGTCGACGGAATGATCACCAACGCGATCCGCGGGGACGGCCCGCGGCGCACCGGCAACCGCCGGTCGCTGAACAACTCGCCGTCGGTACCGGCGCCCGGAGCCAACGGCAAGTTCGGCGGCAACCGGCTCGGCGCCCGGCCACCGGCCCAGCCGACCGCCGGGCAGCGCTCCAACCTCCCGGAGGGCGAGACGATCGGCGGTGAGCACACCGTCGTGCTGCCCACCCAGAGCAAGACCGGGCCGCCCACCGAGACCCAGCCGCCCAAGGCCCGCCCGGACCGGGGCGACCCGGCCGCCGAGGTGTGGGCGCTGGTCGAGCGGGCCCAGGCCGGCGAGTCGGAGGCGTTCGGCCTGATCTACGACCGGTACGTGGACACCGTCTTCCGGTTCGTCTACTTCCGGGTCGGCAACCGGCAGCTGGCCGAGGACCTCACCTCGGACACCTTCCTGCGCGCCCTCAAACGGATCGGCAGCTTCACCTGGCAGGGCCGTGACCTGGGCGCCTGGCTGGTCACCATCGCCCGCAACCTGGTCGCCGACCACTTCAAGTCGGGCCGGTACCGGCTCGAGGTGACCACCGGCGACGTGCTCGACGCCGACCGCGAGGACCGTGGCCCGGAGGGCAGCCCGGAGTCCGCGGTGGTCGACCACATCACCAACGTCGCCCTGCTCACCGCGGTCAAGCAGCTCAACCCGGAGCAGCAGGAGTGCATCGTGCTGCGGTTCCTGCAGGGCTTCTCGGTGGCCGAGACCGCGCAGACGATGGGCAAGAACGAGGGCGCCATCAAGGCCCTGCAGTACCGCGCCGTCCGCGCGCTCAACCGGCTCCTGCCGGAAGGATTCCAGTCTTGA
- a CDS encoding class I adenylate-forming enzyme family protein: MTFVPDSGVVEEPARDPVAQAAARRPQATALIAGDTVLTWADLDAKVTAAAHFVAGRTAPGDRVASVLGNTVEFVVTWFGTLRAGRVAVPINPGYTADEAGYAIADAGCALIVIGQADELRLGLGESCVRPEFDAAVTTELPRVAADDLAVLLYTSGTSGRPKAAMLTHAALAANHEQLDRIEPAVVGPDDVVLLSVPFFHAYGLNTGLGSVAHHAATGVLADRFEPAATLDLIAEHRVTVVVGVPGMYQAWARQAGAGEALRGVRTAVCGAAPLDQATAARFRAVTGKTILIGYGLTECAPVLTTTAVSHPEKTGSIGRPLPGVELSLRTRNGVELWRDGTASPEEDLAELDLAVAVSAGTDPGEIVVRGPNLFAGYWPDGSGGPDPDGWWPTGDIAYADADGDLVLVDRIGELILVNGFNVYPAEIERVLDAHPRVTESAVVARPDSEAGQRPHAYVVVAGDPPPSATELQVHCAARLARFKLPTIELVGSLPRSASGKIRKRELR; this comes from the coding sequence GTGACGTTTGTGCCAGACTCGGGCGTCGTGGAGGAACCCGCCCGTGACCCGGTCGCCCAGGCCGCTGCCCGCCGCCCGCAGGCCACCGCCCTGATCGCCGGTGACACCGTCCTGACCTGGGCGGATCTGGATGCCAAGGTCACCGCGGCGGCGCATTTCGTGGCCGGCCGGACGGCGCCCGGAGATCGCGTCGCATCCGTGCTCGGCAATACCGTGGAGTTCGTGGTCACCTGGTTCGGGACCTTGCGAGCCGGCCGCGTCGCGGTGCCGATCAATCCGGGGTACACCGCGGACGAGGCCGGCTACGCGATCGCCGACGCCGGCTGTGCGCTGATCGTGATCGGACAGGCGGACGAGTTACGGCTCGGACTCGGCGAGTCGTGCGTACGTCCGGAATTTGATGCGGCCGTGACCACCGAGCTGCCGCGGGTGGCCGCGGATGATCTCGCGGTGCTGCTCTACACGTCCGGGACGAGCGGCCGGCCGAAGGCCGCGATGCTGACCCACGCCGCGCTCGCCGCGAACCACGAGCAGCTGGACCGGATCGAGCCGGCCGTGGTCGGGCCGGACGACGTGGTGCTGCTCTCGGTGCCGTTCTTCCACGCCTACGGGCTGAACACCGGGCTGGGCAGCGTGGCGCACCACGCGGCGACCGGGGTGCTGGCCGACCGGTTCGAGCCGGCCGCCACCCTGGACCTGATCGCCGAGCACCGGGTGACCGTGGTGGTCGGCGTCCCGGGGATGTACCAGGCGTGGGCCCGGCAGGCCGGCGCGGGCGAGGCGCTGCGCGGGGTGCGGACCGCGGTGTGCGGCGCGGCGCCGCTGGACCAGGCGACCGCGGCGCGCTTCCGGGCCGTGACCGGCAAGACCATCCTGATCGGGTACGGGTTGACCGAGTGCGCTCCGGTGCTCACCACGACCGCCGTGAGCCACCCGGAGAAGACCGGTTCGATCGGCCGGCCCCTGCCCGGGGTGGAGCTCTCCCTGCGTACCAGGAACGGGGTGGAGTTGTGGCGGGACGGGACGGCCTCGCCGGAGGAGGATCTCGCCGAGCTGGACCTCGCGGTGGCCGTGTCGGCCGGGACCGATCCGGGCGAGATCGTGGTGCGCGGGCCGAACCTGTTCGCCGGGTACTGGCCGGACGGATCGGGCGGCCCGGACCCGGACGGCTGGTGGCCGACCGGGGACATCGCCTACGCGGACGCCGACGGTGACCTGGTGCTGGTCGACCGGATCGGCGAGCTGATCCTGGTGAACGGGTTCAACGTCTACCCCGCTGAGATCGAGCGGGTGCTGGACGCGCATCCTCGGGTGACCGAGTCGGCGGTGGTCGCCCGGCCGGATTCGGAGGCCGGGCAGCGGCCGCACGCCTACGTGGTGGTGGCCGGCGACCCGCCGCCGTCGGCGACCGAGTTGCAGGTGCACTGCGCCGCGCGGCTGGCCCGGTTCAAGCTGCCGACCATCGAGCTGGTCGGGTCGCTGCCGCGGTCGGCCAGCGGCAAGATCCGGAAGAGGGAGTTGCGATGA
- a CDS encoding lysophospholipid acyltransferase family protein: MSQDEFRDMLPGHADFRLPEVPEPRKLNGRRPIPEKPDEQVAKLESTAAPVAVPDPIDVWDRRIAGGLAFLRRRLAGAYEVDEFGFDPELTDAVFHPMLRVLYRDWFRTEVFGIENVPADGPALVVGNHSGTLALDALMLTVALRENHPHRRALRLLGADLVFRMPGLSELARAAGATVACNPDAERLMQSDQLVGVFPEGFKGIGKRFSERYKLQRFGRGGFVSAALRTGTPIVPVAIVGAEEIYPILADLKPLARLLGVPYFPVTPTFPWLGPLGLIPLPSKWLIEFCPPIPTAHLTEYADDPLVVYNLADQVRETIQATLHELLQKRPDPFAR; this comes from the coding sequence GTGAGCCAGGACGAGTTCCGCGACATGCTGCCCGGGCACGCCGACTTCCGGCTGCCCGAGGTGCCCGAGCCGAGGAAACTGAACGGCCGCCGCCCGATCCCGGAGAAGCCGGACGAGCAGGTGGCCAAGCTGGAGTCGACCGCGGCCCCGGTCGCGGTCCCGGACCCGATCGACGTCTGGGACCGGCGGATCGCCGGCGGCCTGGCCTTCCTGCGCCGCCGGCTCGCCGGGGCCTACGAGGTGGACGAGTTCGGCTTCGACCCGGAGCTGACCGACGCGGTGTTCCACCCGATGCTCCGGGTGCTCTACCGCGACTGGTTCCGCACCGAGGTGTTCGGCATCGAGAACGTGCCGGCCGACGGCCCCGCCCTGGTGGTCGGCAACCATTCCGGCACGCTGGCGCTGGACGCCCTGATGCTCACCGTGGCGCTGCGCGAGAACCATCCGCACCGGCGGGCCCTCCGGCTGCTCGGCGCCGACCTGGTCTTCCGGATGCCCGGCCTGAGCGAGCTGGCCCGGGCGGCCGGCGCCACGGTCGCCTGCAACCCGGACGCCGAGCGGCTGATGCAGAGCGACCAGCTGGTCGGCGTCTTCCCGGAGGGCTTCAAGGGGATCGGCAAGCGCTTCTCCGAGCGGTACAAGCTGCAGCGCTTCGGCCGCGGCGGGTTCGTCTCGGCGGCGCTGCGCACCGGCACCCCGATCGTCCCGGTCGCGATCGTCGGCGCCGAGGAGATCTATCCGATCCTGGCCGACCTGAAACCGCTGGCCCGGCTGCTCGGCGTGCCGTACTTCCCGGTCACCCCGACCTTCCCGTGGCTGGGCCCGCTGGGCCTGATCCCGCTGCCCAGCAAGTGGCTGATCGAGTTCTGCCCGCCGATCCCGACCGCCCACCTCACCGAGTACGCGGACGATCCGCTGGTCGTCTACAACCTGGCCGACCAGGTCCGGGAGACGATTCAGGCGACCCTGCACGAGTTGCTGCAGAAACGGCCCGATCCGTTCGCTCGGTAG
- a CDS encoding uroporphyrinogen-III synthase: MTTRTARKPAGRIAFIGAGPGDPELLTRRAYAALTDADQVVYDRGVPESLLAAVRADAKEDAQFSPAEGAPGDVAKVLLSAAKSGLAAVHLVAGDPFGHESVVKEVQAVARTAVHFEVIPGIGQAEGVAAYAGVPLPGVRIAADVDDVTTLDFDALAGAAQKGSFAVAVDAGDLAAVRDGLLAAGVEPGVPVGVTGDGTGETQYTTTSTVDSFVAAALGFTGRVVLTVGAEVAERDPLSWWENRPLYGWKVLVPRTKEQAGAMSARLRAYGAIPCEVPTIAVEPPRTPAQMERAVKGLVDGRYAWVVFTSVNAVRAVWEKFAEHGLDARHFGGVKIACIGEATAEAVRAFGIQPELIPAGEQSSEGLLAEFSPHDEILDPVGRVLLPRADIATETLAAGLIERGWEVDDVTAYRTVRAAPPPAEIRDAIKSGGFDAVLFTSSSTVRNLVGIAGKPHARTVVAVIGPKTAETAIEFGLRVDTQPQNASVPDLVEALAEYAMELREKLAAMPAKQRRGSKVQGPTALRFR; the protein is encoded by the coding sequence ATGACCACCCGCACCGCCCGCAAGCCAGCCGGACGCATCGCGTTCATCGGCGCCGGACCCGGCGACCCGGAGCTGCTGACCCGCCGCGCCTATGCCGCGCTGACCGATGCCGACCAGGTGGTCTACGACCGCGGCGTGCCCGAGTCCCTGCTGGCCGCGGTTCGTGCGGACGCCAAGGAGGACGCCCAGTTCAGCCCGGCCGAGGGCGCCCCCGGCGACGTCGCCAAGGTGCTGCTCTCCGCCGCCAAGTCCGGCCTGGCCGCCGTGCACCTGGTGGCCGGCGACCCGTTCGGCCACGAGTCGGTGGTCAAGGAGGTGCAGGCGGTCGCCCGGACCGCGGTGCACTTCGAGGTGATCCCGGGCATCGGGCAGGCCGAGGGCGTCGCCGCGTACGCGGGGGTGCCGCTGCCCGGCGTGCGGATCGCCGCCGACGTCGACGACGTCACCACGCTCGACTTCGACGCTCTCGCGGGTGCCGCCCAGAAGGGCTCGTTCGCGGTCGCGGTGGACGCCGGCGACCTGGCCGCGGTCCGGGACGGGCTGCTCGCGGCCGGCGTCGAGCCGGGCGTGCCGGTCGGCGTGACCGGCGACGGCACCGGCGAGACGCAGTACACCACCACCTCGACGGTGGACAGCTTCGTGGCCGCCGCGCTCGGCTTCACCGGCCGGGTGGTGCTCACCGTCGGCGCCGAGGTGGCCGAGCGGGACCCGCTGAGCTGGTGGGAGAACCGGCCGCTGTACGGCTGGAAGGTGCTGGTCCCGCGGACCAAGGAGCAGGCCGGCGCGATGAGCGCCCGGCTGCGGGCCTACGGCGCGATCCCGTGCGAGGTGCCGACCATCGCGGTCGAGCCGCCGCGCACCCCGGCGCAGATGGAGCGCGCGGTCAAGGGCCTGGTCGACGGCCGGTACGCCTGGGTCGTCTTCACCTCGGTCAACGCGGTCCGCGCGGTCTGGGAGAAGTTCGCCGAGCACGGCCTGGACGCCCGCCACTTCGGCGGCGTGAAGATCGCCTGCATCGGTGAGGCCACCGCCGAGGCGGTCCGCGCCTTCGGCATCCAGCCCGAGCTGATCCCGGCCGGCGAGCAGTCCAGCGAGGGCCTGCTGGCCGAGTTCTCGCCGCACGACGAGATCCTCGACCCGGTCGGCCGGGTGCTGCTGCCGCGCGCCGACATCGCCACCGAGACGCTGGCGGCCGGCCTGATCGAGCGGGGCTGGGAGGTGGACGACGTGACCGCGTACCGGACGGTGCGGGCCGCGCCGCCGCCGGCCGAGATCCGCGACGCGATCAAGTCGGGTGGCTTCGACGCGGTGCTCTTCACCTCGTCCTCGACGGTCCGCAACCTGGTCGGCATCGCCGGCAAGCCGCACGCCCGCACGGTGGTCGCGGTGATCGGCCCGAAGACCGCGGAGACCGCGATCGAGTTCGGCCTGCGGGTGGACACCCAGCCGCAGAACGCCTCGGTCCCGGACCTGGTGGAGGCGCTCGCCGAGTACGCCATGGAGCTGCGCGAGAAGCTCGCGGCGATGCCCGCCAAGCAGCGCCGCGGCTCGAAGGTGCAGGGCCCGACGGCTCTCCGCTTCCGCTGA
- a CDS encoding NAD-dependent epimerase/dehydratase family protein encodes MVTSPPSVVVVTGVSRYLGARVAARLAADPRIDRVVGLDPHDPPARLLGLLDGVERIRADARAATEAIAELGAEAVVHLAVTSVPDPDHGGRAGMKEHNVIGTMQVLAAAQGAPRLRKLVVRSSTAAYGASFRDPAVFTEDTEPRAVPRGPFARDILDIEGYVRGFRRRRPEVAATVLRFAPMISSSAETSLTRYFAQPLVPTVLGRDARLQFVHVDDALEVLHRSVTEEHPGTYNVAGAGVLMLSQAVRRAGRIALPLPESGLSTAAALARQLGVEQIGLDQIDLFVHGRVVDTTRLTREFGFTPRTTATAFEEFIQAHVAGSSLTADRLAAAEQAILDGIRRVRATADATPAGSDHP; translated from the coding sequence GTGGTGACCTCACCGCCCAGCGTTGTCGTGGTCACCGGAGTCAGCCGATACCTCGGCGCTCGGGTGGCCGCGCGCCTCGCCGCAGATCCCCGGATCGACCGTGTCGTCGGTCTGGATCCGCATGACCCTCCCGCACGCCTTCTCGGCCTGCTGGACGGGGTAGAGCGGATCCGGGCCGACGCGCGCGCGGCCACCGAGGCCATCGCCGAGCTCGGCGCCGAGGCGGTCGTGCACCTGGCGGTGACCAGCGTGCCCGACCCGGACCACGGCGGCCGTGCCGGGATGAAAGAGCACAACGTCATCGGCACCATGCAGGTGCTGGCCGCCGCTCAGGGCGCGCCACGGCTGCGCAAGCTGGTGGTGCGTTCCTCCACGGCCGCCTACGGCGCGTCGTTCCGCGACCCCGCCGTCTTCACCGAGGACACCGAGCCGCGGGCGGTGCCCCGCGGCCCGTTCGCCCGGGACATCCTCGACATCGAGGGCTACGTCCGCGGGTTCCGCCGCCGCCGTCCCGAGGTGGCGGCCACCGTCCTCCGCTTCGCCCCGATGATCAGCTCGTCCGCCGAGACCTCGCTGACCCGGTACTTCGCCCAGCCGCTGGTGCCCACCGTGCTGGGCCGCGACGCCCGCCTCCAGTTCGTCCACGTGGACGACGCGCTCGAGGTGCTGCACCGGTCGGTCACCGAGGAGCATCCCGGCACCTACAACGTCGCCGGCGCCGGCGTCCTGATGCTGTCCCAGGCGGTTCGCCGGGCCGGCCGGATCGCCCTGCCGCTGCCCGAGAGCGGGCTGTCCACCGCCGCCGCGCTCGCCCGTCAGCTGGGCGTCGAGCAGATCGGCCTGGACCAGATCGACCTCTTCGTGCACGGCCGGGTGGTCGACACCACCCGGCTGACCCGTGAGTTCGGCTTCACCCCGCGCACCACCGCCACCGCGTTCGAGGAGTTCATCCAGGCGCACGTGGCCGGTTCCTCGCTGACCGCCGACCGGCTCGCCGCCGCCGAGCAGGCGATCCTGGACGGCATCCGGCGGGTGCGGGCGACAGCCGACGCCACCCCCGCCGGGAGTGACCACCCGTGA
- a CDS encoding 30S ribosomal protein bS22: MGSVVKKRRKRMAKKKHRKLLRKTRVQRRRLGK, from the coding sequence ATGGGCTCCGTGGTCAAGAAGCGCCGCAAGCGTATGGCGAAGAAGAAGCACCGCAAGCTGCTGCGCAAGACCCGCGTCCAGCGTCGCCGTTTGGGCAAGTGA
- a CDS encoding glutaredoxin family protein — translation MTRITLISRDGCHLCEVAEQTLDRIAPGDWTRVDVDSSIELQRDYDDRVPVILLDGEEHGYWRVEEARLLRDLARQPGEPRL, via the coding sequence ATGACCCGTATCACGCTGATCAGCCGGGACGGCTGCCACCTGTGCGAGGTGGCCGAGCAGACCCTGGACCGGATCGCGCCCGGCGACTGGACCCGGGTGGACGTGGACTCGTCGATCGAGCTGCAACGCGACTACGACGACCGGGTGCCGGTGATCCTGCTGGACGGCGAGGAGCACGGGTACTGGCGGGTCGAGGAGGCCCGGCTGCTGCGGGATTTGGCTCGACAGCCCGGCGAGCCCCGGCTGTAA
- a CDS encoding HAD family hydrolase, translating into MTAKHLVWDWNGTLLDDLHLVVSSTNEAFAAVGGRSVGADEHRRMFRRPVAEFYAEMLGRAVDAEEFGRLDRIFHDAYRMGLTDITLAHDAMTAIKTWPGTQSLLSMWFHSELVPAVETYGLAGVFTRIDGLRAEVGGDLKAGHLARHLDGLGVAGGDAVLIGDSLDDAAAADAVGAASVLYTGGFTDPARLRESGRPVADSLVEAVKMAMSL; encoded by the coding sequence GTGACAGCAAAGCACCTGGTCTGGGACTGGAACGGAACCCTTCTCGACGATCTTCACCTGGTCGTGTCGTCGACCAACGAGGCCTTCGCCGCGGTCGGCGGGCGGTCGGTCGGCGCCGACGAGCACCGGCGGATGTTCCGCCGTCCGGTCGCCGAGTTCTACGCCGAGATGCTCGGCCGGGCGGTGGACGCGGAGGAGTTCGGCCGGCTCGACCGGATCTTCCACGACGCGTACCGGATGGGCCTGACCGACATCACCCTGGCGCACGACGCGATGACCGCGATCAAGACCTGGCCGGGGACCCAGTCGCTGCTCTCCATGTGGTTCCACAGCGAGCTGGTGCCGGCCGTGGAGACCTACGGGCTGGCCGGGGTGTTCACCCGGATCGACGGGCTGCGCGCCGAGGTGGGCGGCGACCTCAAGGCCGGGCACCTGGCCCGCCACCTGGACGGGCTCGGCGTCGCGGGCGGCGACGCGGTGCTGATCGGCGATTCGCTGGACGACGCGGCCGCGGCCGACGCGGTGGGCGCCGCCTCGGTGCTCTACACCGGCGGGTTCACCGATCCGGCCCGGCTGCGTGAATCAGGTCGTCCGGTCGCCGATTCGCTCGTCGAAGCGGTAAAGATGGCCATGTCACTCTGA
- the hemC gene encoding hydroxymethylbilane synthase: MTTTKPLRLGTRGSKLALTQSQMVADELTAVTGRPVELVRIVTPGDTSSAPVAQLGVGVFVSALRDALLADEIDFAVHSYKDLPTGEHPRLHIAAVPRREDPRDVLIARDGRALADLSPGSVVGTGAVRRIAQLRALGLELQVTPIRGNIDTRMARVLGPDADLDAVILARAGVSRIGRAAEITETLDPTLMLPAPAQGALAVECRSGDTDLVELLAALDHAPTRAAVLAERALLATLEAGCAAPVAAYARLVRGGHAGSAPGDGRGEEMIHLRGAVISPDGVRAIRLSRTGTPAGAAEIGKALAADLLDAGADTLMGSTE, from the coding sequence GTGACCACCACGAAGCCGCTGCGCCTCGGGACCCGGGGCAGCAAGCTCGCGCTCACCCAGTCGCAGATGGTCGCCGACGAGCTGACCGCGGTCACCGGCCGGCCGGTCGAGCTGGTCCGCATCGTGACGCCCGGGGACACCTCGTCCGCGCCGGTCGCCCAGCTCGGCGTCGGCGTGTTCGTCTCGGCGCTGCGTGACGCGTTGCTGGCCGACGAGATCGACTTCGCCGTCCACTCGTACAAGGACCTGCCCACCGGCGAGCACCCCCGGCTGCACATCGCCGCGGTGCCCCGCCGGGAGGACCCGCGGGACGTGCTGATCGCCCGGGACGGGCGCGCCCTGGCCGACCTGTCGCCCGGCTCGGTGGTCGGCACCGGGGCGGTCCGGCGGATCGCCCAGCTCCGCGCGCTCGGCCTGGAGTTGCAGGTCACGCCGATCCGGGGCAACATCGACACGCGCATGGCGCGGGTGCTCGGTCCCGACGCCGACCTGGACGCGGTCATCCTGGCTCGTGCCGGGGTGTCGCGGATCGGCCGCGCCGCCGAGATCACCGAGACGCTGGACCCGACGCTCATGCTGCCCGCCCCGGCCCAGGGTGCGCTGGCGGTCGAGTGCCGGTCCGGCGACACCGACCTGGTCGAGCTGCTGGCCGCGCTCGACCACGCACCGACCCGGGCCGCCGTGCTGGCGGAACGGGCGTTGCTGGCCACGCTGGAGGCCGGGTGTGCCGCCCCGGTCGCCGCTTATGCCCGCCTCGTCCGGGGTGGGCATGCCGGCTCGGCCCCCGGGGACGGGCGCGGCGAGGAGATGATTCACCTGCGCGGTGCGGTGATCAGCCCGGATGGGGTTCGAGCCATCCGGCTGTCGCGCACCGGAACGCCCGCCGGGGCGGCGGAGATCGGCAAGGCACTCGCCGCCGATCTCCTCGACGCCGGCGCCGATACCCTGATGGGGAGCACAGAATGA
- a CDS encoding glutamyl-tRNA reductase: protein MNLLSIGASYRTADVAVLERLSIPEAEVPEILQKLVAQPYVSEAVVVSTCNRVEVYAAVSGFHGGLGDICNVLSQHSGIPANELAGHLYVHYGEAAVQHSFRVSSGLDSMVVGEAQILGQLRDAYHSATESDSAGRLLHELMQQTLRVGKRAHAETGIDKAGQSVVTAALEVAAEHLGGPLAGRPALVIGAGAMGSLSVATLTRTGVGPLRITNRSADRADRLAEAYGAVAVPFEQLVDQLSEVDIVVSATASTSPVLTRPLLATALTARTGGTPLVVLDLAVPRDVAPDAADLPGLAVVDIDRLAASRRAAPAAAETAAVEQIVTGEVDNFLSWMRGAEIAPTVAALRTRAEETVSAEMRKLLSRRPEFTEEQRADVSRTLHRVVQQILHQPTVRVRQLAAEPGGDQYAALLRELFDLDVPMATHADAVPEIGGRA from the coding sequence GTGAATCTCCTCAGCATCGGTGCGTCGTACCGCACCGCCGACGTCGCCGTCCTGGAACGGCTCAGCATCCCCGAGGCCGAGGTCCCGGAGATCCTGCAGAAACTGGTCGCGCAGCCGTACGTCAGCGAGGCCGTGGTCGTCTCCACCTGCAACCGCGTCGAGGTGTACGCCGCGGTCAGCGGGTTCCACGGCGGCCTCGGTGACATCTGCAACGTGCTGTCCCAGCACTCCGGCATCCCGGCCAACGAGCTGGCCGGCCACCTCTACGTGCACTACGGCGAGGCCGCGGTCCAGCACTCGTTCCGGGTCTCCTCCGGGCTCGACTCGATGGTGGTCGGCGAGGCGCAGATCCTCGGCCAGCTGCGCGACGCGTACCACTCGGCCACCGAGTCCGACTCGGCCGGCCGGCTGCTGCACGAGCTGATGCAACAGACGCTGCGGGTCGGCAAGCGGGCGCACGCCGAGACCGGCATCGACAAGGCCGGGCAGAGCGTCGTCACGGCCGCCCTCGAGGTCGCCGCCGAGCACCTCGGCGGACCGCTGGCCGGCCGCCCGGCGCTGGTCATCGGGGCCGGCGCGATGGGCTCGCTGTCGGTCGCCACGCTCACCCGGACCGGCGTCGGCCCGCTGCGGATCACCAACCGCAGCGCTGACCGCGCGGATCGGCTGGCCGAGGCGTACGGCGCGGTCGCCGTACCGTTCGAGCAGCTCGTCGACCAGCTCAGCGAGGTGGACATCGTGGTCAGCGCGACCGCGTCCACGTCACCGGTGCTGACCCGGCCGCTGCTGGCCACCGCCCTGACCGCCCGGACCGGCGGCACGCCGCTGGTCGTCCTCGACCTGGCCGTGCCGCGCGACGTCGCACCGGACGCCGCCGATCTGCCCGGGCTGGCCGTGGTCGACATCGACCGGCTGGCTGCCAGCCGCCGCGCGGCCCCGGCCGCCGCCGAGACCGCGGCGGTCGAGCAGATCGTCACCGGTGAGGTGGACAACTTCCTCAGCTGGATGCGCGGGGCGGAGATCGCCCCGACGGTGGCCGCGCTGCGGACCCGGGCCGAGGAGACCGTCTCGGCCGAGATGCGCAAGCTGCTGAGCCGGCGGCCGGAATTCACCGAGGAGCAACGGGCCGACGTTTCCCGTACCCTGCACCGGGTCGTCCAGCAGATCCTGCACCAGCCCACGGTCCGAGTCCGGCAGCTGGCCGCCGAGCCGGGCGGGGATCAGTACGCCGCCCTGCTCCGTGAGCTGTTCGACCTGGACGTCCCGATGGCCACCCACGCGGACGCGGTACCCGAGATCGGAGGAAGGGCGTGA
- a CDS encoding helix-turn-helix domain-containing protein, translated as MTGPAQTEERLSEVRFLTVAEVATLMRVSKMTVYRLVHGGDLTAVRVGRSFRVPEHAVHEYLRGAFSQTA; from the coding sequence ATGACGGGTCCAGCCCAGACCGAGGAACGCCTCTCGGAGGTGCGGTTCCTGACCGTGGCCGAGGTGGCCACGCTGATGCGGGTCTCCAAGATGACCGTCTACCGGCTCGTGCACGGTGGTGACCTCACCGCCGTCCGGGTCGGCCGCTCGTTCCGGGTGCCCGAGCACGCGGTACACGAGTATCTGCGCGGAGCGTTCTCCCAGACCGCCTGA
- a CDS encoding redox-sensing transcriptional repressor Rex, with the protein MSQQRHGSTPGDAGGVPAFPELPEATIARLPEYLRALHHLAEAGAETVSSEGLAAAAGVNSAKLRKDLSHLGSYGTRGVGYDVALLVDQIEYILGLDKNRAVCLVGVGNLGHALAGYAGFASRGFRVVALFDADRKKVGEVINGLTVRHIDDLERIAAEESIAIGVIATPPASAQAVADVLVAAGVTSILNFAPCVLAVPPNVDVRKVDLAIELQILSFHEHRKASLTALPGGAGDATGDQEAVGS; encoded by the coding sequence ATGAGTCAGCAGCGTCACGGAAGCACGCCCGGCGATGCCGGTGGCGTCCCTGCCTTCCCGGAGCTCCCGGAGGCGACGATCGCGCGGCTGCCCGAATATCTGCGCGCCCTGCACCATCTGGCCGAGGCCGGTGCGGAAACGGTATCCAGCGAGGGTCTGGCCGCCGCAGCCGGGGTCAACTCCGCGAAACTCCGGAAAGATCTCTCACATCTCGGGTCCTACGGCACCCGCGGCGTCGGTTACGACGTCGCCCTGCTCGTCGACCAGATCGAGTACATCCTCGGCCTGGACAAGAACCGCGCGGTCTGCCTGGTCGGGGTCGGCAACCTGGGCCACGCCCTGGCCGGCTACGCCGGGTTCGCCAGCCGCGGCTTCCGGGTCGTCGCGCTCTTCGACGCCGACCGCAAGAAGGTCGGCGAGGTGATCAACGGGCTGACCGTGCGGCACATCGACGACCTGGAGCGGATCGCCGCCGAGGAGTCGATCGCGATCGGGGTGATCGCCACCCCGCCGGCCTCCGCGCAGGCGGTCGCCGACGTGCTGGTCGCCGCCGGGGTGACCAGCATCCTGAACTTCGCGCCCTGCGTGCTGGCCGTCCCGCCGAACGTGGATGTGCGCAAGGTGGATCTCGCCATCGAGTTGCAGATCCTCTCGTTCCACGAACACCGCAAGGCGTCGCTGACCGCCCTCCCCGGCGGGGCCGGCGACGCCACGGGTGACCAGGAGGCAGTCGGGTCGTGA